From the genome of Primulina huaijiensis isolate GDHJ02 chromosome 11, ASM1229523v2, whole genome shotgun sequence:
ATCTTTCAGTTGTCCAAGGGCCTTGATCGGTGCGCTCTACGCATATTGCGTATTCGAGTCTCCTTTCTCAACTCCAACCCCACTAATTAAAGCCTTCGTTGACTGCACAGAGGAAGAAGATACCTCCCCATTCTCCCAACGCACATAGTATCCACATGGCGATTTCGTCTCCGGCGAGTGTTTTCTGTGTAAGCATCTGGTGATTCTCTCAAAAGGGTATTTGAATCTGGGTTTGTTTGCATCTCAACCTCGAGTTCTTGTTATCAATCGGAGATTTTGGTGGGATATGGTTAAAGCTAGGGTTAGCAACGCTTGAGTTTTTTTAGTTGAGCTGTTACCTTCGGTTTTGTGTTTGATAATGGTTCTTGAATCTTGGAATATCTGGTGATGAACTTCCGTTTAGAACCAGCTGGATTTTTATTTGTCTTTATTTGGAGACGGTATAGGACTTGAAGATTTTCTGGTGGGTTTAACTAGTTCACTTTGGATTTTTGATTTAACATTTCTTTGGTTTGATTTGTTAAATGTGGATGAATTATAGTGTAATTATGCGACTCTGGAATAGTTTGTGTGTAGTATAGGAAAGGATATGGTTTTTTAGTTGCTTTTGTTTAGTGGTGTTTGCTGGTTGTATAGAGTATGCAGTATGAAGAAGTTGAGGTCAAGTGAAGATGTAAATTCATTTGGAGAGAAGAGTGCCATGAAAGACTGGGGAAAGAGGGACGAGGATTCAGCTTTATACCGCACGTCTTCCTCGCATAGGAATACTTACTACAAATCTTCTGACAGTGGGAGGAAAGTTGTATCTAGGTATGAGCGTCCAGATGATGATAGAGAGAGCTCTAGACTGGTCAGAAAACGATCAGATTACGATTCGGAAAGTTATGATCGAAGGAAGAGTTATGAGCGGCATAGAGATGGGAATGAGAGAGGTATCACGAGCTCTTCACCACGGGCTGGTTATGGAATGGATCGGATGTATCGGTCAGAGAGCTTTTGTGGACCCAGGAGAGAGNatactcttagcataaaaaataatactttttcatggataacccaaattagaaatccgtatcacaaatacgacccgtgataccgtctcacacaagtttttgNTCGCTTCGCTTCAACGTTTCCCCATAGTACGGTTGACTTTTGTGTTCTATTTTAACCTGTGCATGAGGCGCATTACGCACCCCGCACCCCCCTCCCCACACAGACCCACCAGCATCTTTCAGTTGTCCAAGGGCCTTGATCGGTGCGCTCTACGCATATTGCGTATTCGAGTCTCCTTTCTCAACTCCAACCCCACTAATTAAAGCCTTCGTTGACTGCACAGAGGAAGAAGATACCTCCCCATTCTCCCAACGCACATAGTATCCACATGGCGATTTCGTCTCCGGCGAGTGTTTTCTGTGTAAGCATCTGGTGATTCTCTCAAAAGGGTATTTGAATCTGGGTTTGTTTGCATCTCAACCTCGAGTTCTTGTTATCAATCGGAGATTTTGGTGGGATATGGTTAAAGCTAGGGTTAGCAACGCTTGAGTTTTTTTAGTTGAGCTGTTACCTTCGGTTTTGTGTTTGATAATGGTTCTTGAATCTTGGAATATCTGGTGATGAACTTCCGTTTAGAACCAGCTGGATTTTTATTTGTCTTTATTTGGAGACGGTATAGGACTTGAAGATTTTCTGGTGGGTTTAACTAGTTCACTTTGGATTTTTGATTTAACATTTCTTTGGTTTGATTTGTTAAATGTGGATGAATTATAGTGTAATTATGCGACTCTGGAATAGTTTGTGTGTAGTATAGGAAAGGATATGGTTTTTTAGTTGCTTTTGTTTAGTGGTGTTTGCTGGTTGTATAGAGTATGCAGTATGAAGAAGTTGAGGTCAAGTGAAGATGTAAATTCATTTGGAGAGAAGAGTGCCATGAAAGACTGGGGAAAGAGGGACGAGGATTCAGCTTTATACCGCACGTCTTCCTCGCATAGGAATACTTACTACAAATCTTCTGACAGTGGGAGGAAAGTTGTATCTAGGTATGAGCGTCCAGATGATGATAGAGAGAGCTCTAGACTGGTCAGAAAACGATCAGATTACGATTCGGAAAGTTATGATCGAAGGAAGAGTTATGAGCGGCATAGAGATGGGAATGAGAGAGGTATCACGAGCTCTTCACCACGGGCTGGTTATGGAATGGATCGGATGTATCGGTCAGAGAGCTTTTGTGGACCCAGGAGAGAGTTTCCAAAGGGATTTAGGTCCGAGAGGGATCGGTCGAGGAGGGAGGGCAGTGTTTCATCATGGAGGAGGTTTGAAGGTGGGAAAGATGGTGATGATGAGATTAGGAATGATGGTGCTGAGATGGGTCGAGGAAGTAGAGTGGAATCTGAGGAGATTGGTAAGGCGAGGTCCCCTCAGGGACCCAGGAATACAAAATCCCCAGTTTGGTCCAAGGACTCCGGCAGTGAGCAGTCGAAGGGTGTAGAAGTTAAGAAATCTGAAGACATGCCAGTGGAAAGTAGTGGTCGGAGCAGTGAAAGAGAAGAAGGGGAACTGGATCCTGATCCACAACCCCTCGTCTCTTTGACCAATAGAGAGATTAAAGATAGAGATGCTGCGACATTGAACTCCTCACTAAAGGATTTAAGTGATTGCGTTGACACTGAAACCTGGCAGGGCAAAGCAAGTGCTTTGTATGAAGAAAAAATAGATGCGAGTTTAGTGGGTGGCTGTGAGAAGCTAGCCGAAAGTGGATTATCTAACACTGTTGAGAATGTTGTGAACAAGACTAAAGAAGTACCAGATTCTCAGGATACCTATAGAGCACCCCGAAAGACTACCAGAAGCGTAGATGAGAATGAAACAATTGGAGAAAATGAGCATGATAGCAACAAAATGGAGAACAGAAGACAGGACCATTTTGAGGAGGATGTGAAGTCATCACCTTTTCTAGAACAAAAGGAAGGGAAGGGTGGTGATCTTGAATTGCAGGCAGTTGATCCTGGTACGAATGGCAAGGTGGGATTTGTCGAAAGAACTGAAAAACCTTTGACTGAGGATACAACCAAAAGTTTGAAGGATAAGGGCAAATGTCTTGCCATATTACCCTCTAACTCTGTTGGCGTTACAGAAACTGATTTGGAGATTGAAAATGAACCGATGGACCTTGCAAAATGTGGAGATACTGGAACTGAAGGGACAAGTACCAGAGGATTTCAATTTTTCTCCACTGTTCCAATTAAGAAGCAAGAGAGAGTTGAGCAATCAAGTCACAATAAGCCGCAAGATGATAAGTTGGCTCTTGAGCTTTCCCTTGGCTTGCCAAATGTTTTATTTCCCATTGGTTCTCATAGTAGAGTTCCGGCTCCTGGTTCTCCTAGTCATGCAAGAAGCTTTCAATCCTTTCATAGCTCCTTTCGGACAAATTCTGATGGATTTACTGCTTCAATGTCCTTCTCCGGCTCTCAGCAGTTCACTCATAATCCGAGCTGTTCCCTGACTCACAATGCATTTGATTTTGAGCAATCTGTTGGCAGTAAGCCTTTGTTTCAAGGGGTGGATTGGAATGCTTTGTCAGTGGATGAGAATAAGAATAAAGATGTTCCAGCATATCGAGGCACGTCATCCAGAGGAAATAGCTTGCACGGCCAGTCTCAAATATCTCAAGGTAATTCAAGTGGACAAGCTGAGCTACAACAGCTGAAAATAGGGAAATGCTCGAAATTACCACTAGGACTTGATAGACAGTTAAGTTCTAACAAGCACTTATCTGGAGCACAAGCTGGTGGATCATTTGAAAATGGACCAGAATATCATAGAGAAAGGAGACAATTATTGCCAGAGAAAGATGGCGGTGGATCactaaaaatcaataattataacCCTGATGAAAAAGACCATGGATCAATCGTTGGATCTGACTTTACCGAGTCTGTAATCACTATGATAGTTTCTGAACCTATACATACAATGGCCCAGAAGTTCAATGATATGACGGGACAGCACATGGCGCTCTTGATGGAGTTTGTCTCTGACATCTTCTTGAATCAAGCTAAGCAGTGGCAGCTGAGTGCTTTGCAGAAGGCATTGAGG
Proteins encoded in this window:
- the LOC140988098 gene encoding protein OBERON 4-like — encoded protein: MKKLRSSEDVNSFGEKSAMKDWGKRDEDSALYRTSSSHRNTYYKSSDSGRKVVSRYERPDDDRESSRLVRKRSDYDSESYDRRKSYERHRDGNERGITSSSPRAGYGMDRMYRSESFCGPRREFPKGFRSERDRSRREGSVSSWRRFEGGKDGDDEIRNDGAEMGRGSRVESEEIGKARSPQGPRNTKSPVWSKDSGSEQSKGVEVKKSEDMPVESSGRSSEREEGELDPDPQPLVSLTNREIKDRDAATLNSSLKDLSDCVDTETWQGKASALYEEKIDASLVGGCEKLAESGLSNTVENVVNKTKEVPDSQDTYRAPRKTTRSVDENETIGENEHDSNKMENRRQDHFEEDVKSSPFLEQKEGKGGDLELQAVDPGTNGKVGFVERTEKPLTEDTTKSLKDKGKCLAILPSNSVGVTETDLEIENEPMDLAKCGDTGTEGTSTRGFQFFSTVPIKKQERVEQSSHNKPQDDKLALELSLGLPNVLFPIGSHSRVPAPGSPSHARSFQSFHSSFRTNSDGFTASMSFSGSQQFTHNPSCSLTHNAFDFEQSVGSKPLFQGVDWNALSVDENKNKDVPAYRGTSSRGNSLHGQSQISQGNSSGQAELQQLKIGKCSKLPLGLDRQLSSNKHLSGAQAGGSFENGPEYHRERRQLLPEKDGGGSLKINNYNPDEKDHGSIVGSDFTESVITMIVSEPIHTMAQKFNDMTGQHMALLMEFVSDIFLNQAKQWQLSALQKALRKRADFTLDSLTNAHRVQLEILVALKTGLREYLLPQYEIPSADLAEIFLHRRCRNITCRSLLPADECDCKICVNQNGFCRECMCLVCSKFDMASNTCSWVGCDVCLHWCHADCGLRESHIRNGRSATGAHGTMEMQFHCLACEHPSEMFGFVKEVFINFVKEWTAENLLRELEYVRRIFCASEDARGKKLHEIANQMSSKLLDGAALQDVQNQILTFFSENETLNTTSVSIEAGKNFSTRNQNISNGSAGLSQGTGWTKTIRPTKTAPLENSIHLLPDFDRKRNDKYSISMDLLKNTQKEPVFDELESIVKVKQAEANMFQTRADDARREAEALKRISTKKDEMIEEEYKSRIAKLRLSEAEEMQKQKMEELQALDRVYQEYFNMRIRMESDIKDLLLKMEATRRNLPT